The sequence below is a genomic window from Anopheles cruzii chromosome 3, idAnoCruzAS_RS32_06, whole genome shotgun sequence.
GCAATCCGACTGCATGGTGGCTTCGGTTCACAGTTTTGGTAGCTCTTCCGCTCGCCAGAGTAGCGTTATACACCCGGACCGGGTTTTGCCCGTTTTGCACGCCGAACCCATAGTGCGAGCGGAAGTGAGCCTCTAACAAGGCGCACAAGCTGCCCAACGGCCGCGAGCGGACTCATCATCTTTAAACAAACAAGACCCGGCGGCCATAAACAGTCCGGGGACACAATTCGTTAGCACCGCGGGTAGCCGCTATCGAAAActggccgccgcagccgcctcGCAGCAGGGTAGCGAAATGACAAACTCCCCGATCCGGGGCACTAAACCAATAATCAGCCGCTGGccgtaaaaataaaaacaaaacctcgcGCGCGCCGTTGATCGCGGTCTCGGCCGGACGCCCCGCTGTTCGTCCGTCGGCGGGGTCGCCGGACTCGCACcccagcagcatcggcagttttatgaaaaatttCAGCTCATTTAATGCCAATTAAAAACGGTCAAATTGTGTTATTAGCCGACGGGCGCCCCGAGCACAAAGCGCGGCCGATCGAAAGGAGATTGAGATCGCGTGACGGAACATGCGGTGCGCGTCGATATCTTCACCGGCGGATCTGGTCGCAAAGGATCTGCGGCCGGGTtcgtgtttcactttcttgtCGAAATCACCTGGACGCCAAACCGGGCGTCCGACctggcgacgatggcggcgagtTACATTTGTCATCACATCAGGCCTAGATTTGAGGcccagtccggtccggacgcggcgcggcacggtaTCTCTGAAGAGGATCTACGGGAGTTACACGACACGATAACAcccggcgatcggtgatcgggcTCTTGATCTGTCTGTCGGCGAGCGGGTACGGTGCCCGATGGAGAGGATCAGACACCGAGGGGAGTCTATTTGGTTGTAACGAGACGGGATGAGCTTGGGCCACTCTGGCTACAGGTTATGAGTGGCCCAACTAATTatgacataatttatggcTTGTTGTGGGGCCGCCGATTAACGATTGTTCTCGTTGCTCCATGCAGCTCCACTGGAGTGACGCCGAGCGGACGCAACCTGCAAAATCGCCTATCGGACCGGGCTCGTTAAAGTCGTGGACGTGTGCCGGGAACCGTCCGCACTGAGTCCGCTGATCCACTGGTCGGCCCGAGACAGGTTTTCGGTCCATGGCTTCCCGGAGAAGGTTGCAGCAGCTCGCGATGCACCGGTGGACGTACCGACACCCGGGACTTGTCGGAATGTAGGGTAAAACATCACCGCGATTTGCATACAAATCGTCATCATAATTAGATGACGAAATGTTAATGAACCGCGCCGAGGGTTGGCTGCGTCACAACAGTGCCAACGGTCCCGATGGGAAGAATTAGGAAAACATCCAGCCAAACTCGTACCGCGGCCACGTTTATCGCCCGGGCCGACGATAACCCGGCCCGTTGTCTGTTGTTTTATGGGGATTCCGGGCGATCATCGGCGAGGAAGCCACCCTCGGCCGGTTTCGCACCCTGGCCGCGGTCGGCTCCAGGGGACGCACGATAATTACGCAAAATCGACCAGCAAATGCATGTTTCTGGGgtcgtttgtttgtggttcgaAAATTATCGTTATCGTTTCGATGGAGCGCCGATGCGAAGTGGGTGCCTTTTCGGGGTTTTGAGATACCCCATTTTGGGCTTTCTTTGGGTTCGGTTTCTTTCGGTCTCCACGGAATAATTTAACTTCCCCTTTACGAACGCCATTAGATTCGTTAGTTTAGGATGCCGCATGGGGGTGATGACAGCGCAGTTCGAACGGGCAGTCGGGGCTTATGCAACGGGGACCGGTGCGATGCATACCGGAGGTGGCGGGGGCCAACGTTGCTGATTAAATTTATGGTGcactgtgtttgtttttcggacCGATGCCATCGGACCGACTTCGCCGTTGGCGCTGTTCGCCCGAAACCGTTTGGTGTTGCCTTCGGGCGGAAAGTGTCAAAAGTCAAGGTGCGCTCTATCGATAGGCAGACACAGTATCAATTGAGTACATCATCGAATCTTGTGGTTTGATCGTGCGTCGGGCAGGCGTCCAAAAGGAGGCAACTCTTTAATCGAAGGATGAGGTGCTATCAGCTCCGAGTAACACCAGTACAATCGAAGAAGGCGTTGAAGAAGTAATTGTTCAGCTAAATTTTGAgctaatttattttgcatcaaCATATGTTttcatcatattttatttttttaacattttttttgttttaaaggTTTAAAGTCTGGCCACTATTTGGGTCAAATCAGTTAAGTAGTGGTTTGTTTTCCGTAAGTTTTAGAACAATGCGGTTGTTTCGAGTGCACGTCGGCCTCACGTCACCGAGTCACGTTTCGAGGTTGTGAAGAGTGAAAGTTAGGTTTGGCATAAACAACACTTCATTGCGAAACGGTAAACTAATTATCCTAAATTCGCTGCATAATAGAGGTTGGTGTTAGCCCAGCTGGTTAGACAAACGTGGCTTAACGTTGAAAGAGCCCGAGTATAAAAGGTAACCTTCACCTCAATTACTCTTGCACTTGAATTTAGACACTCAACTTAACAGTTTGGTTTCAATTCGTTCGAGAAATGTGTTCCGGTAAAGTAAAAGCATTATTGGTCGTGTTTAGCATGGTACGTGGTCATTTTTGTGAACAAAAGATTGCAATAATTAAGAGGATTAAATGGATGAATGAATGATGTAAATTCTTCCTATAATAGGTCATGCTGGTGGATTCGCTCACGATTCAAGAGCTACGGCTGGCGATCCTTAAACAGCGTCTAGCTGCACGTTACGGGacaacaacgacaacggcagcagcaacgacaacaacggctgcagcaacaacaactgaAGGGAGTACTACCGAGTccaaatcaacaacaacaaccacagaGAGCGAAACTGAAGCGGCTACAACATCCACCACTGTTGCAGCATCCGACGGCACTACGACAACTGCTGCAACCACCACGGCCAGTGAAGCTGAGCTCAGGGCTCAATACCGCGATCAGGTTCGCCAGCAAGCGATACAGAAAGTCTTGGAGCGAGCACAGGGTTGACAGTTTAGATGGTTTCGATCAGTTCTCACATAAAGTTATACTAAATTcgattggtttttttctttcgtgacACGGTTTGATAAATGAATGTGAATCCCCTGAAAATCGGAACGGTAGCTAAACGTGCCCTGGAGCGGGACCTTGTGCGAGGCTCAGTAGCGCCCATCCTGGCAACTTGTAGCGCAAATTGAATGCCGAACCAAACCAAGACGCAAGAATAAATCGTATCGTTCATCCTCGTCTAAGGAAGTCGGCCAACGAAGCGGTCGGTTAGCGCTCTCGTTGCGGTGTGTAAAAATGGTCCCATGGAAACGATTATGAAGCAAACAATAAACCCTTCCAGTGTCCCTTATTGCGCCTCCTTTCTTTCGAGTGAGCGGGAACGGACAACCGCAGATAAAAAAGAATACACCGATCGACCGGTGACTGGCGCTGCGGAAAGCGGTCCGGGCGCAGTGCAGGCAATAAAACACACCGAAGTGAATTTTAATGAATATTATTTATGCGCgctgtttttatttatatacATTTTAAACACGGAAATCAACATCGTATatgcaaataataaataatcataaaatgaGCCGAACGAAAATTGTTCCCGTTTTCGGCGCGACGCACGGCCCGTTTTGGGGGCCCTTCCGTGGGGCCCTTTTCAACCACAGACCCTGGGCCTTGCCGAGTTTCCTTCGCTTTTAACGATCGCCCGAGCTTTTCGCGTGATCGGCAACGCACCGGTCGGACGGTGGCGGAACGGTTTTTTCGGACGGGGTTTACGGGTTGAGATGTGTCCGGGCTTGGTCAGGGTCCGATCGAAAAATATCCGCCGACAAGTGGCCGACTGTTGGCCTCCGGGTCAATCGGAAACGATGCGCCGCCTGGCTCGTTATGAAGCGATACAAATAATAGTACAAATAATGCGCCAACACCGACAATGCCATAAATCAGTTCGAGCCGCGATATGGCCGGCTATAGGGACTAAAATGCGAGTGTCAAAGGCGAGTTCTAATGTCGcgagtttcattttctttaaattctCAATATGTTTTGCTTAATGTTTTATGCCATCAAACTGGACAAAagtatatatattttttgtttgcaattttggAATTTTACTTAAAGCCAAATCATATTCTGTTTTCGCCAGTTCGAAAAAGGCGTTTAGCTAAGTGATTGACTTATTCCCTGCGCCAGCGATTGTATGCAAATTAACATAGCCGCGATCGTTCCACTTTACGCTGCGGTTACAGTtacagcgatcgatcggtttatGTTGCAAGACCCACCAGCAACCATCACTCGGCCATCGCAACGCATTGGCTGTCGGAAGTCAAATTTACGACACCACGTAAAGAAGGATCAACGAAAATGCGCACGGGACGAGCTGTGACGAGAATGCCCGGCCAAAAAATCTCTCCGTTCTCCgtttatgtgtgtgtcggtgctTGACGAGTGTGATTGAGATGTTatgaagttttctttttctttaccGGCCAGCTTAGGTTACGGTTCTTGTGGACGTGACCGTGAAGCGAACGCAGCCTTGTTAGGATGCGTTTTCTTTACCATCGAAGTCGCGGACACTCAACGACAGAGGTTGATATTTTGACTAAAGATTGACCAGATTCCTGTTACGACGTTGCTGTAAGAAAATCATCCCCCAATCCGCTAGGTGCTGGTGCTAGGTGGTCGTAACGAAAACCTTTTTTCACCCGCACCCGATGCTCAACACATCGATTGCCGCTCATCTGTTCGGCTCAAAGTAAAAGCTGTACACCCGCTACAAACCACACACTGGTCAGTCAGTGGTCGGCCACAACATAGCGGACCAACGAGAGCGCTGACGCGACAAACGAGACAACCGCAACCGATCCCGGTGCCCGAAGACACGGCCACTAACGGCTTGGCCCAGAAAGATTGGCCAATAAAATGATTACCTTAAGACACGGATTAGTGACGGATGTCACTCAATGggccggcccggacccgggcccgtGCTGACGACGAGCCAGCTTAACTTTTTAATTTAGATATCAAGTTGCAGCGCCTTACCACTCGAACCATTCATCGAACGTCCGCGCGGCGAGAAATGGCTCGTACGCCACGTCGTTCTGCGGCGAGAGCCGCGAGTCGGATTTTTAATGCACTTCTTGAGCAttttcttcctgttttttttttggcttcaGGATTACCATTTCAGGAATGCATTTTCGTTGCGTAGGACAGAGAAAGGTTTACACTATGTTGTGTCCTCTGTCGATCGTAACGGTGCCCGGGAATTACATTGCCTTTGCCAAGGCTCAGATTTGTGGCACACTCTGCTTCCTGCAGCATAACTGGCAAGGCTTCTAATGCGCTGAGTGGTGGTTAGAAATGTGCGTAATTTATCCCCCGCGATCGCGGGACGGTCAAAATATGACCCATTTGGCTGTACCTCGATCGAAATAGGCCGCAGTGGTCCCCGGAGGGAGTAGCCAATTAAAAGCGAACCGACCGCGGGCCTACACTGCAATCAGCAAACGAACGGAATTTGTATTTTATGCTCACGGAACGCCGGAGTCGCCCAAACACCGGGAGCACACCCGCGGTGCGTGAGGCTCTAGTTTGTAGCATAAATTATTGCCCCGTTTCGGTCACCGAGTAACGAGAGGGCCGACGCGCGCAGGGACCGCTCATTCTTGGCCGGGGTTGATAAATAACGTTAATTTAATCGAATTACCTGACCGCACCTACTTCAGACTGCCGGGCTTTGGCTCGGGCTTCGATGGCACGAAGGCGCTCTAGAGGGCGAGCCCGGCCCTTTGAGCCTTTGAGCCTGGCCTCAGCATGCTGAGAGTGCGTGCTTTGGGGCAGTGCAAATTATGCATTCGATATTTCGATTAGAAatccgattcgatcgaaaaggaaataagttttgaaaaataaaaaaaattaacgatTGTAGGTGCAAGGATTGAATGTACCGAAAGATGaaggaataaaacaaacgaaaaagtgTGGAGAAAAGATTCCAACCAAAGTTGCGTATTTCCCCCAGGGGAAACAATTGCATTTGGGACATTAGTACGGGTTAATTAGAAAACTGCGGGCGCAAGGAGGATTGCACTGCGCCAACGTTACACCGAAACCGGCGCGATCGGAGTGGGACCGACGCTTCTCTCATTACAGCAAAAGATTCATTTAAAAAGTGTCGCAAATGCAACCGACGTTGGTGCCACCGATGGCCACTATTTCACTCGCGGACGCCATCGAaggcgatgatttatggtggcCGGCGACACTGCGCTGCTCTGCACTCTCGGGGGCACAATAATTCATTCCGCCGCGGTGCACTTGTTGCGCACCGCCGTCGCGTGCGTGCGCCGGTTCGCAACGGTCATGAAAGGAAGCCATCCGGGTGCTAATAGTGCATACTACCGGGACTCCTCTAGTACCCGCACGAATTTCGGGCTACCGATCGCTGATCGCCCGTTCGCTTCCGATGCTCGAAAAAGTGCAATTAATAATGTGAAATAATAAAGAGCAACATAAATTCCAATGCATCGTCTTTTCGAAATCGGGAGCAGCTCAGGGCATcatggaaaaaaaaagaaataaataaataaattaatggCGCACGGGATGCATGTCGATGGGAAATTTGTTCTCGTCCTGTCCCGGCTCGCGAGAGTGCTTTTCAACTTTTATTGCGAATCGCATTATTTCCGACACCTCCGGTCTAGCGAGCCTTCCGAGCAATGGGGTGTGCACCTGAGAGCTGGCAGAAAGTCCGCAGGATTCCCTCGCTCGATCGCTGGCACGACTTCCACTTCGCGCCGTTCGTGGCTGTGATTCCATTCTTCAAATAGTTGCACCAGCATGACTAGCACAATCATGTATCAATGTCCGATAGAGCCGATAGAGCGATCTTGTTCGGCTGCCATGCTCGGTGCGATATCGATCTTCCCACGATAAGGGAAGATTGCTGAGCTAAGCGTTGGCTAGGATTAACGGTCCGAGTAACGAATCCACCCAAAAAAGCGCCGAGCGTTGGTCTAATGTTCGAAGCCTTTACATTTGTTTAATCCCGTTCCGTGGCATTGAAGCCACACTATGTGTCTAAGTGCAAACATTCAAATTATAAATaagaaacacataaaaaaggaatccCTCTCTAAATCTCAGCCATGATGTCGATCAGTTGGCCGTACTTGGTTGAAGAAGAGCACAGAAAACCCATTCAAATAAGAACTCTCTAACGGACAAGACACTCCCGGCACACAAAGaacggcagccagcagcgagCCCCGGTTGGCCCTGTGGATTCACAAT
It includes:
- the LOC128273102 gene encoding uncharacterized protein LOC128273102, giving the protein MCSGKVKALLVVFSMVMLVDSLTIQELRLAILKQRLAARYGTTTTTAAATTTTAAATTTEGSTTESKSTTTTTESETEAATTSTTVAASDGTTTTAATTTASEAELRAQYRDQVRQQAIQKVLERAQG